The window agaggataagttcagtagagttaactgcacctcagattggagcccaaataaattcttcacagagttcaagaaacacacatctcaacatacactgttcagaggagactgcgtgaatcaggccttcatggtcgaattgctccattgaaactactactaaaggacggacaccaataataagaagagacttgcatgggccaagaaacacgagcaatggaccgttagactggtggaaatctgtcctttggtctgatgagtacaaatttgagatttttgcacttcaatgtgtgtgtaaagaatccagggtgtttagttgggtctactcttcattataaaactgtttgcttattaatataaggaattttaaattatgtatAGGTTTATAAGTATATTTTATCCAATTacatttttgatacttaagtatatttaaaaccaaatacttttagactattactctagtattttactgggtgactttaacttgagtaaaagtaaagataccttaatagaaaatgactcatgtatgacaattgggtactttttccaccactgcactgGTTCTGTGTATAAGCCATTTAGGAATTTACCCAAAGCGACTTAGCTACGATCATGCTTGCTTCGTCCCGCAAAGTATTGTTCCTAGAGATACTGAATATGCCGCTGTTCAGTGGAAACGTTATTTTCGTTTGAGTTGTTTGATAAAGGACGCAAGAATACGTACGGAAGCTTCTGCAACGagtcatctgtataaacaatagtttGTTGTGGGACGAAGCAATGGCCATGCACATTACATATGGGTgctcccgggaatcgaacccacaattattgcgttgcaagcgccatgctgtaccaactgagctacaggaccacAGACAACAATAGCCAACGTTACATTTCTCTCAAGATTAGAATACTTGTGTTGTAGCTATACAGTAACACGTTAGCTAACGTGCTAGCCACAGTAGCTAGCCAGGGCCACAGTTTGCATCCATGCCATACTTGTGTCATACAGTTAATTCAGGTTTAGCTCATGTCATTTGTAATAACTGTCTCTCTGCAGTTTATTTTGCTGCCACCACCGTGAACCACGTGTATTTCTGCGTGCGCCACCATCTTTTCTCATTTCAACTATGACTCTTTGCCTCTGACCCAACAACACATTGCATGTTTCTGTCCTCGTTTATTCAAAAATGGTTCGTAGTCGCCCTCAAGCGTTCTTCTCAAATTACTGCAtttgatttgttatttttatttttttaaatgatttaaccttatttaaataggcaagtcagttaagaatacattcttatttacaatgttatGTATTGCTCATCATTGGTGACGGCTGTTGTTTACTTATCTATTTGTTGTCTCATCACATTATTGTACAAAAAATACACCAGTATAATACACCAGTATTTATTGTTTGGAGTGGTCTTTTTAGTGGTATGGGGATCCAGTATTGCGTCGCTGATTGCATTGATTGACAGATCATCCCTGAAGTTGTTTTATTACGTCAAAGTGCATTCACATTATGACGTTGGCTGAGTTACCTATAAAATGTGATAGTTTATCTCTTTGGTAATCACTTGGTAAAGTTTTACATGATGGGAACATAGGCTCCAGCCATGGACTTTAACCATGGAGGATAATAAGGTAAGCCTATGAATTGCTAACAGAGAAGCCCCATGCAGTGGTGCAGGAACCACTGCACCGTCTTTTTTATGCTGCGTCAGGAACAACAGGGTTTACAGGACATGACGGTAGGGGTGCCGCAAGTAGTGGGCTAACGTTAATGTGCCGCTAATATTATCATTTTTAATattgtaaaaaaatgtatgcattatAATAACCTATGGGACTTGTTATACATcaaaccgtgcttctacacctgcattgcttgctgtttggggttttaggctgggtttctgtacatcactttgagatatcagctgatgtacgaagggatatataaattgatttgaaaTATGACCCTTGCAAAGATAAGAGCAGTAGGCTATTTATCATAATTCTACCTAAACTATAATAATAATAGGTGACTCCATAACGCATTAATTACGAATCTTGATATCAGGCAATAGGATCTATGTGTATTTATAGCGAAAACCTGTTctgcaaaaaaatgtatatattggccattataaactgggtgttttgagccttgaatgctgattggctgaaagctatGGTATATCAGagcgtataccacgggtatgacaaaacatttatttttacttttctaattaagttggtaaccagtttataataactgtGCAAGGTGTCATGTGtaagaacagctcttagctgtggtatattgtccatatccATGAGCATTTAAAGAATGGTCTAATTTATTCCAGAGTTTAAACGAAGATGATCCACATGATCATCAAAGTTTGGAAGGTCAAGTCCAGAAAATGAAGAATGATATCCTGGGTTTAAACTATCCAGAAGATAGTGAAGTGAAGGATCCCCTGCCTCAGATCGAGCTGAAGGCTGTGACAAGGAGAAAAGTTAAGGTGAGAgactagactgaggagagaaagggaaatctGGGGTCTTACCTGTCCACACTTTAAACCTGTCCAATACGCCATATAACATGTTGTTGTGAGGTTGGAGGATAAATTGTCCTTACAACAGACTTCCATCTCTTAATATTCAATCACCAATTGTTTACTGTAGCTCTTCTCAAAGGCCtgtatatgactgactgtattgtaTTTTTAGACCAAGAGGAGGACCAGTGCCAACAGGTCCACAGTTGAACAGAGCACTGATAGTGATGCGGCTGAGAGAGATTTTGTTCATAATCAgaatgatgaagatgaggaaaAGGTGAAGAAGGATCCCCTGCCTCAGATGCAGCAGGATGCCGTGAAAAGAAATAAAGTCAAGGTAAGGGAATAGATTGAGCAGAGATGTGGATATTTGTGATATCTTTCATATCTATAACCTGCCCCTACAGCATGTTGTTCTATTGCCCATGCAATACCCTTTTATCTCCTAATAGTAAatctagggctgaccccatttggtctacagtttggtcgataggctgttggttgaCTGGGATTTCTTAAGTCGAGTAGCcgcaaaagttttttttcttcatggtgCACAtggacacctgtctgattcgcgCCTATCTCAGTTGACTAATCCATTGCCGAGGCCacagggatggcacagtccatcacgcTAAGACGtgatactgaaattgtatatggttatctTATGTTAAAATAATGGTGCAAAACtaataaatcaaatattattttataacaaatgcgcTATCTCCTGCATTGGATATGGTCGCTGTCCGTGGTTCTGAAACGCAATCTTCAGTGCTCCGTAGAATTGCCACCctttcctatgttgctatgtgcataataacaaagttaaccagcatactGGGATTGAGAACAATgctgcagaggcagcagcagcagcagagacggggaaacagcccttgccttagcctaattgtctaagaaatttgaggagagaggaaaacccAACtaaattaggtctataatcaatagcctaattgttaaatgtgcctggctttgtaaatcatccatatatatattaccagtcaaaagggttcttcaaagtaatcaccctttgccttgatgacagctttgcacactcttggcattctctcaaccagcttcatgaggtagtcacctggaatgcatttcataaattaacatgtgtgccttgttaaaaattaagtaaaggaatttctttccttcttaatgcatttgagccaatcagttgtgttgtgacaaggtagggttggtatacagaagatagccctatttggtaaaaggccaagtccatattatggcaagaacagctcaaataagcaaagataaacaacagtccgtcattactttaagacatgaaggtcagtcaatccggaaaatttaaAGAACTTTGAACTTTTCATCaagtgcaaaaaccatcaagtccaaaaaccatcaagcgctatgatgaaactggctctcatgaggaccgccacaggaaaggaagacagagttaACTcggctgcagaggacaagttcattagagttaactgcacctcacattgcagcccaaataaatgcttcacagagttcaagtcaccaacacatctcaacatcaactgttcagaggagacagcgtgaatcaggccttcatgatcaaattgctgcgatgaaagcactactaaaggacaccaataagaagaagagacttgcttgggccaagaaacacgagcaatggacattagactggtggaaatctgtcctttggtctgataagtccaaattCCAACAATTTCTTTGTGAGAGTAGGTgtacagatgatctccgcatgtgtggttcccaccatgaagcatggaggaggtgtgataatGTGGGGgcgctttgttggtgacactgtctgtgatttatttagaattcaaggcacacttaactagcatggctaccatagtattctgcagtgatacgccatcccatctggtttgcgtctccaggctgtgtaagggctatttgaccaagaaggagagtgatggagggctgcatcagatgacctgacatccacaatcacccaacctcaacccaattgagatgttttgggatgaattggaccacagagtgaaggaaaaacagccaataagttctcagcatatgtgggaactccttcaagactgttggaaaagcattccaggtgaagctggttgagagaatgccaagagtgtgcaaagctgccatcaaggcaaaggatggctactttgaagaatctcaaatataaaatatattttgatttgtttaaccctttttggtacctacatgattccatttcatagttttgatgtcttcactactattctacaatgtagaaaattgtacaaataaagaaaagccttgaatgagtaggtgtgtccaaacttttgactggtactgtatacatatatacaggaGTAAGACAGATAtagcttctgttgcctgtttgaggtatttgtttaatagcctactgattctgtgagcaccaagcctcatgcACCGGCAAAATGTTGAATTAAGCAATTTCACAGATTCGGCTGTTTTTAATatttgctatgctgtaataatGGCTTTATAATTTTTAGTCGTTAGAACAGACTGGTATTGCTTAACATTTGCTTAACCTTTTGCgcgtagggggcagtattttcatttttggctaaaaaacgtacccatttgaaacggcctatttctcagccccagaaactagaatatgcatataattgtcagattaggatagaaaacactctaaagtttccataaCTGTAAAGAACAAGTTTCCAGAACTGTAAGGAAGAAACTAAATGGCTGAAATGATATTGCGTCTTCAGCATGGACAGCACAATAAACACTTGCTGTTATGTGGTGCCTTTTCGCTGCAGTAAGGAGGAGAGCGAGACAACGTGCACCTGTCACACAGGCACTCGCTGTCATTTCTTTTAATAGTGTCACCATCGGGCTCtttcttgagtcatttgtgtcttaattatttaattaaacagtgtgcttaaagcatcagccAAGCTCAGTGCCTATGTAGGTGATTGTATTCAAACACATAGGCTGTGTCTgatatggaaaaatacattttaacattAGAACAGGATGACTCTCGGtcgacaattttttttttttttgtcggggacagccctGCAATCAGTCTTACCCTTGCTCTACTTAAAGGGCTGTATTGGAATGGCTTCATACAGTATCTACGTGTATATCATTGACTGTATTGTATTTTTAGACCAAGAGGACCAAGAGAAACAAAGTGGAGCAGATCACTGATACAGATGCAGGTCATAAATGAAACTCTAATTTCACTGAATGTAATCCTTTtgcatgtaaatgtaatttagtATGGACATCTATTGAGCAGAGGACTAATAGCAGAGTGCACATGTTATCCTTTCTTGGGTACTTAACTTCACAAAGTACACAAAGTTGGCTAATACATACTTGCCTCAGAAGGTTACATGTTTTCTGACTTCTTTACCTTGGTGAATGCTGCTTTGCACACAGGTCCCTCTACATCTGTGGAATTTTCTGGGATGGCAGTTCAGGGGACATCTCACCAGGGACAATCTAATGAAAAGATCCTCAGTGAGTGTGTCTCCAGGGCCTGTCAGACCAGGGCTCTTGACCTCCCGCCAATCGATCCGGATGCTTTCAACCCGATTATCATCCGGTTTCTGGAAAAACTTACTGAGGAGTATGTCCAAACTTCTATTGTAGTATTTGAATGCAATGTCATCTGGAGGATTTTATaaattgtatgtgtgttggtgtgctttTTGGTGCTAAAAACGTCTAATTATCTCCTATAGGCAATGGAGGCAGTTAAGCATTGGCAGGATGGACCCTGTAAGTCCCTTAACCCTGAAAATGATTCATAGATATATTAATAGATGTTTCAAGAATATTAGATACAAACCttttatctatctacagtatcatccACATTATCACAAACAGTTACATTCAAAGAGCTTtttagtagcctactgctttTCATGCTTTCCAATGTATGCCACTTTCATGATTCTCATGAACATATGTGAGATTGTTGGTATCTCTTTGAGGAGCTTGGTTTCAGAGCCCGGCTATGAGTAATCTACCTACACTGTTTCGGTCCTACAGGTGATGAGGGCATTGCTTGCAGAGATGTGCCTGGAGATTGTGCGGTTTGTATTTGAGGCCATCCTGGAGGTCATCATCCCTGCAATTTTCCGTTTTGTACGGATATACAGCCATGTGTCTCCAGTATCCGGCAAGTGTCTGACAGAATCAGAGAGATCCTCTAGCACAAACCTGAAGGTTCGCAAGAGAGGCAGCAGCAAATCCTCAAGGTCTTGCACGGCCAAATCAAGCTCCTCACGTAATGGGTATGTTCAGTCATTCCTAAAGAAACCGGTTTCACCTAACTATTCATAACCCAttttgtgaaaatatgttttgttatCTGTATAACAGTTTACTATTAATGACCAGTTTAACTGATTACTGAATGATGTATTAATGTCACTACCGTGTCTACTATTGAATATGGAATGCTGTATTGTTTGCTTTGTATTCTCAAAGGTCTCAGACAGTGTTGCCAAATactcagggagatggtgagtctatATCATCTGAGCCACTCAGGGACTTTTTTGGGATTACTGAGGACAGTCTCCTCACTGGTGTCCAGGATTCCTTCAAAGAGTCGCTGAACAATGTCCTCTGTATCCAAAGAGAGGACCAGGTAGACACTCAAAGTCTATCCCGGGTTATTGTTGGAGAAGTGTCAAAGAAGGTCAATTCCATAATCTCTGTGGCCATCCAAACTCCCATCTCTGGCCGAATGTCCCCTGTTATTTTTGCCAGTGGTGGTGTCTCCAGAACCAAGGTTGTTGAGGAGATGGTGTCTGGCGTTTCCAACATACTTCAGATGTATATTAATGGGAAGAGTGTTGAGCAGATTGTTGTTCTCAGAGAGGATGGTGTTGAGGTGGATATGACACATTTAACAGGACAGGTCATGACAGCCCTCAGTGGCACTGTTTTGAACTTCAGCAATAAGGAAGAAAATGACCCCGACAAGAGGGAACTGCTTTGTGTTGTTGGTGACCATATGAAGATGCTTGAAGCTTGTAAAAGTCCTGAGGAGATGCTAAAACAAGGAGAGAGCAACCTCAATATCAAAGGTGCCAAATCTAGTATTCGTCTGTCAACACAAAGTATGGATAGACTACTCACTGAGGAGTTTCAGACAAAGGCCACTGAATCGATCCGGGAGATTGTTAAAATATTCAGGGGTTGTACATCATGTTGTTCTGGCACTATATCATCTAGTCCAACTCCTCGGATAGGTGAGATCAGAGACCTTATGATTGACCCTGAGGCCTCTGAGTTGGTAAGTACCTTTGTTTCAGACATGGACAATCTTACCCAGTCTATCAGGGCATCCTGCTCTCCTGCACAGAGTGAGCAGATCCTTCTTGAAAACCATCAGATTAAGATCTGGTCTTACACTGTTGGCTGTTACTACGACATGAAAAATACGCTGAAGAGGATTCTTACCTGTCCAGAAAAAGGGTATCTCGCAAGTACATTTGTGGAGAGCACAAAAGATTATTTCACAATGGTTCCAACTTTGTGCCTGGACGTCGGTCATTCCAGTAATGGTGAGGCTGACACAACGGACTCCATTTCTTGTAAACCACTTTTAATAACCCCCTCATCTATGAATGAACAAAAAGGACAAAGTGAGACCCCACAATCTCTCTTGGCTCTCAAAAAGTATTTGCAAGACCAAGTCCTCCTTGACACCACAAAAGCGATTGCCAGCCAGGTTCTTGTCTTGTATAAGACTGAGGTGATGGAGAAGTTCTCATCTTCTGTTGGAGAGTGTGATTCTGAAGAGTCTCTGGAGGCCATTCTATTTGTGGATGGCATCATGTCTGACTTGAATGATTTCACCAGTTCGTGTTCCCCCTCACCATCTGAGTTGTTAGACAGTGAACAATGTCTCTCCCATCTCACTTTTCCACTTGGTCTGCAGGACAGCACCACCAACAGTGAATCTACCCTGAGTCTTCCAGTTATAAATATGAAGAAACTCTCCAGTGTGTCTTTCCAGACAAAGGCTAGAAAGGCAGTGAGCGAAGCTCTGAGATCTGTCAACCCCTTTACAAACAGCTTACTGAAGCATCTCTGAAGCATCTAAATTGCTGGACACTTTTGTAACAGATGTGGAGACTATTGTTCAGTCCATGCAGGCACATCACTCTGAAAATTTCAGAATTTCAAAAGTGAGCACCCTTCATTATGCTCGTATTATATATCATAGATTTCGAGAATTGCTGAGGCGTTTTCTCACTCCCTGCCAAGACTCTGTAAAGGTCATCGATGGTGTTACACCAATACATGATGAGACTCTCAACCAGGCTCCTAGTGAAAGTTTAGATTCTCAGGTGACTTGTAATAGGGATTCTCTTGAAATCCAAGCGGACCTTCAAACCTGTACCAAGGAGGTCATTAGTCAGATCCTCACTGTGTATCACTCTGAGGAATCCATGGAGGAATGCCTCTCTAGCCTAAAAGGAGATACAGAAGACCTGTCCAAGCTTTTGGATGCCGTTGTTTCTCAGATTGACATCCTTGCCGCCTCCAAATCATATTTATCTGTTGATGACTATGCTGTCAATACACAGGACAATTTGCATGGTGAGATCAACAATGATGAGGAGGAGGCATCCTCTAGAAGTCTTAAATCCACAGCCTTTGACAAACTATGTACTGATGAGTTTCAAACTAAAGCCTCACATATGGCTGGTGGGATCCTTCAATCAGGGTTAATTGGCATTGTAAATACCAGCCTTGATGGTAGAAGTGCAGACATTTGTGCAGAGTCcagtaatgatggtgatgatagagaTGTCAAAATCCTTCAGAAGAGTGGAACTCCACCTTTGTTCACCTCTTCTCTGCACACCAATTCTGCAGCATCCAACATCGTCATAAGCATCACTAAAGACCTTAATAGCTTCACCCAGATGACTAAAATGTCTGATGCTTCAGTGTCTGGCCAGTTAGAGAGATCCCTGTCAGCTTCAACCCTTCCTGTCAGTGTTCACAACGGGGTCAATGTGAAAGGAAATATCATTTGGTCAGGAACTGTTAACCTGTTCAACAATGTGTTCATCAAGGTCAAGGATTTTTTTGCCCAGCAACAACCGGTCCTCCTAGACAATGTGGTTGAGGCCCCCAAACATGCCGAATCCATATGCAGAACAGCTACTTCTACACAAATGACTTACAGTGAACATGAAggcagccagaccagcatggtaaATTATTCCAAAGGGTCAACAAATTACACAAGGCAAACCATCTCTGCCATAGTTGACACTGTTATGGAGGTCATTCCAAGAGAAGATACGGAACACATAGCCACTGCAGATGATGTCACTTCTTTTACAAGAAGACTTGCGAGACTCAGAACTTCTCACATGAGCTCACTGACAAAGTTTATGAGCTCATAAAAAGTCAAAACACCCCCCAGGCTCTTTTTGTGCCAGCTGGCAAGAGCGTGTCTGACTCTATTCTTTTGAAGCTGAAGACAGGATTGAATGCTTCTGAAGAATCCAGGGAGTTTCCATCTGACCTTGTATACTCCTTTGCTACGGAGTCAATAAAACGTCTGCTACAGCAGATTGTCTTCTGGCTTCCTCCACCATCACAAGGATCCGATTTCTGCCCAACTATCATCTCTGATGGTTCTCTGCAGGAAACAAGTTGGCTTTTGCCGAGCTCTTCTGCCATCTCCATTAGTTCCTCACAGGTTTACTTTGACACAAAGAGCCTTTTCACCAATATAATGGTCAATCAGGTGATGGATACCtgttctgtggcctccaattcaTCAGAAGAATTATCAGAGTTGATGAACATAATCAATGGGTTGTCCCCAACTGATGCTAGAACACTTGACTCTGACAGACCGGCTCTCATGACCATTAGCCGTCAGTCTAGTTCCAAATCATTGCCTAGACCCTCTCTGTCTGGCAGCAGCACACGCAACGGTGGAACTGTGGATATTCAAGTTTTAGGAGAGGTGGAATCCAAGATGGACAACAAAGATCTGGAGATGTCTAGTGTCTCTGTGCATCCATCAACTCCATCAGCCATGGACTCTGATACACATGCATGATTTGACTCCACTAGCAATGACGACACCTCTTTGGTACTTTTACTGATTGTTAGATTGCTGTCAATGATCACCCCTATCACATTACTGGAATCCTCTGACATTGGTGAAACATCAAGAGTTCTCACAAATAGGATTCTCTCTGAGTTCTGTGGCACCTCAGGCCTTGAACCAACTCAAGCCTACCCCCAGAATCTGAAAATCAAAAAGATTTTCAAGGCTGTCTACAAGGGGCTTCTTCAAGAATTCGGGTCAGAGAAGATGCTCCAAGTTGCAATGAAGTCAACGGATTATGCATTTGACGATGCCCTGGTCAAATCATTAACTAGGGAACTACTAGCTAAATGCAATGAGGCTAGCTCTTCACCTCCCTCCATGACACAGTTGTCATCACACAATGTACTTGGCAGTGACGAGGTAGGTAATTCTGGGCTTCCAACAACTTGTAGAAaggaaaagaagagaggaagattcagcGCTCTCTGTGGACTCAACACAAAGGTACATATGTCATCAAAATACACATTTTTAAGATTATTTTTATTCATTACGTACAGTATGATGGTAAACACTGATACCCTTTGTGTGCAATTTCTCCTACTGTATAAATGACTGTTTGTTACCCAGTGTACAAAGAAGGTCAACAAGAAGAACCACTGCACTCCAACACCTTCCCAGAACCAGACCCCTGCCGTCAGTGAAACAGGTGAGTCAATACACTCAAatgtgtactgaacaaaaatataaacgcaacatgcaacaatttcaaagattttattgagttacagttcatatatggaaatcagtcaattgaaatacgttcattaggcccttatctatggatttcacatgactgggaatacagatgtgcatctgttcgtcacagataccttaaaaaaaggtagggacgtggatcagaaaaccagtcagtatctggtgtgaccaccgttttcctcatgcagcgtgacacttctctttcgcatagagttgaccaggctgttgattgtggcctatggaatgttgtcccactcctcttcaatagctgtgcgaagttgttgaatattggtgggaactggaacacgctgttgtacacgtcaatccagagcatcacaaacatgctaaatgggtgacatgtctggtgagtatgcaggcctttcGACAGTGGGCCATGCattaccatgctgaaacatgaggtgatggcggcggatgaatggcacgacaatgggcctaaggatctcgtgacggtatctctgtgcattcaaattgccattgataaaatgcaattgtattcgtTGTCCGTAGATTATGCCTGCCCACACCATAACCCTACAGCCAACACGACGCCAtatacgtggtctgtggttgtgaggcctgttggacatactgccaaattctctaaaacgacattgaaggcggcttatggtaaagaaataaaCATCCAATTCTCTGgccacagctctggtggacattcctgcagtcagcatgccaattgcacgctccctcaaaagaagtcaaccagcgtttttccttgctcctatttttctcagtctctgtctctgagacatctgtggcgttgtgtggtgtgacaaaactgcacattttagcgtggccttttattgcctcCAGCACGAGttgcacctttgtaatgatcatgctttttaaccCACAAGAGTCTACGCCCTGTCTGGGCCGAGGGGTTTGTATCGGCCTTA of the Oncorhynchus mykiss isolate Arlee unplaced genomic scaffold, USDA_OmykA_1.1 un_scaffold_156, whole genome shotgun sequence genome contains:
- the LOC110518511 gene encoding uncharacterized protein LOC110518511, with translation MFSDFFTLVNAALHTGPSTSVEFSGMAVQGTSHQGQSNEKILSECVSRACQTRALDLPPIDPDAFNPIIIRFLEKLTEEQWRQLSIGRMDPVMRALLAEMCLEIVRFVFEAILEVIIPAIFRFVRIYSHVSPVSGKCLTESERSSSTNLKVRKRGSSKSSRSCTAKSSSSRNGSQTVLPNTQGDGESISSEPLRDFFGITEDSLLTGVQDSFKESLNNVLCIQREDQVDTQSLSRVIVGEVSKKVNSIISVAIQTPISGRMSPVIFASGGVSRTKVVEEMVSGVSNILQMYINGKSVEQIVVLREDGVEVDMTHLTGQVMTALSGTVLNFSNKEENDPDKRELLCVVGDHMKMLEACKSPEEMLKQGESNLNIKGAKSSIRLSTQSMDRLLTEEFQTKATESIREIVKIFRGCTSCCSGTISSSPTPRIGEIRDLMIDPEASELVSTFVSDMDNLTQSIRASCSPAQSEQILLENHQIKIWSYTVGCYYDMKNTLKRILTCPEKGYLASTFVESTKDYFTMVPTLCLDVGHSSNGEADTTDSISCKPLLITPSSMNEQKGQSETPQSLLALKKYLQDQVLLDTTKAIASQVLVLYKTEVMEKFSSSVGECDSEESLEAILFVDGIMSDLNDFTSSCSPSPSEFEQDLPAELTGAGRHAVILLAPDEIITAADVAVQRGEILRASGLIPEQKELILLMASVTAQRKGIVPMSSVPAHREGILLTASVPVKNGNNHPQPPPIIPMVAPLWKWDGGACTPPVDFYSKRRDVRLRYVEHPAMMSITKPEHSEANPQCQTVAGSLGVEELIRRRFIYLRTKADLLSGIQLCTDGLTKLSPRLRTSVYNHLHEWGHMDIRRTLAVSPKE